Genomic segment of Acaryochloris thomasi RCC1774:
TGCGGCTGGGAATTGCGTAATTGACTTGCCCCCCTAAGGCACCTAAGGCCCGCAGCAGCAAAGCTGTGCTGGTCATGCCGTCGGCATCATAGTCGCCGCAGATTATGATTTCTTTTTGGGTTGCGATCGCATCCTCTAAAAGCTCTAGACTCATTGTCAGATCCGGGAACTCCTCAACCGGATCGGGTAGAGATAGAGATTCCGGCTCTAGATAGGCTTGGGCCATCTCTGACGTCACAATACCTTGATTCACCAGCACCTGAGCCAGCAACGGGAACAACCCCGTACATTGCGCCACGTGCCCCACTTGCTCAACCTTCGGTGACGCGATTTGCCAACGCTGTTGCGGAAGCTTAGCCTCTCTCTCCTGTTGTTTTCCAGCCAGGGTCATAATTCTATGCTTGCTCCAGCCGCTTTTACCTGCATTACCGCCACATTAAACTGTAGAACTGCTTGTGATCATGACCTTTGTACTTTATGTATAGGAAACTTGTTATCCAGATCGCTCTAGCTAAACTAGGATTGATCTCTGATAGAGAAGAAAAGGCCGCGCTATGTCGGATTCTGAGCAATCCTCTCCTCCTGAAGAGGAACTTAATATTGAGAAAGCTCTAGCTGAAGCAGAGACAGCGCTTAACGGTATCAGAGAGCGTTACCAGAACGTCCAAACAGCCCAGCAACAGCAGCCCCAACTTCAGGAACAGCTCCAACAGCTCCGGGAGCAGAGCCAGGAATCTAGCAAAGAGCAGCCCGCTCATCAAGAAGCACAGCAAAAATTAGCAGAAGAGATCGCCAAAATTCAGCAACAGCTCGAAATAACCGAACTCACACTAGAAAGCCGTTTGTTCACTTGGCGCGATAAGCGCGATTGGTTCTGGCACTTCCTCCGCTTTGCAGGCATTGGGTTTGGAGCTGCTCTTCTGCTAAATTATCTAACCCGCTAGTTTGTAGTGTTGGCGGAGACTCCCATGCAAGATTCGTAAATCCCAGCTTT
This window contains:
- a CDS encoding DUF2203 domain-containing protein codes for the protein MSDSEQSSPPEEELNIEKALAEAETALNGIRERYQNVQTAQQQQPQLQEQLQQLREQSQESSKEQPAHQEAQQKLAEEIAKIQQQLEITELTLESRLFTWRDKRDWFWHFLRFAGIGFGAALLLNYLTR